In a genomic window of Gossypium arboreum isolate Shixiya-1 chromosome 9, ASM2569848v2, whole genome shotgun sequence:
- the LOC108456648 gene encoding protein argonaute 1-like isoform X2 produces MVRKKRTDVPSAGGESSHSHDTGVGSGRATQRPSQQGGAGGGGYSTGRGLVPQSQQTGRGGYSAGGWGRGTSQQQFAERPPEYQGRGRGGPPQQGGRGSYGSGRGSGGSGGGPFHGGPSRPPYPELHQATQPFHGPASFEAGSSSRPPEHAPSAQSLHIPEEAGQAIQPVPSSSKSVRFPLRPGKGCTGTKCIVKANHFFAELPDKDLHQYDVTITPEVASRGVNRAVMEQLVKLYRESYLGKHLPAYDGRKSLYTAGPLPFVSKEFRITLIDDDDGSGMQRECEFRVVIKLAARADLHHLGLFLQGKQADAPQEALQVLDIVLRELPTSRYCPVGRSFYSPYLGRKQSLGEGIESWRGFYQSIRPTQMGLSLNIDMSSTAFIEPLPVIDFVAQLLNRDVSSRPLSDADRVKIKKALRGVKVEVTHRGNMRRKYRISGLTSQATRELTFPVDERGTMKSVVEYFYETYGFVIQHTQWPCLQVGNQQRANYLPMEVCKIVEGQRYSKRLNERQITALLRVTCQRPQEREYDIIETVHQNAYHEDPHAKEFGIKISEKLASVEARILPAPWLKYHDTGREKNCLPQVGQWNMMNKKMVNGGTVNNWICINFSRQVQDSVALRFCYELSQMCYISGMAFTPEPVLPPISARPEQVEKVLKTRYHDAVTKLQTQRKELDLLIVILPDNNGSLYGDLKRICETDLGIVSQCCLTKHVFKMSKQYLANVALKINVKVGGRNTVLVDAISRRIPLVSDRPTIIFGADVTHPHPGEDSSPSIAAVVASQDWPEITKYAGLVCAQAHRQELIQDLFKTWQDPVRGTVSGGMIKELLISFRRATGHKPQRIIFYRDGVSEGQFYQVLLYELDAIRKACASLEPNYQPLVTFVVVQKRHHTRLFANNHNDRNAVDKSGNILPGTVVDSKICHPTEFDFYLCSHAGIQGTSRPAHYHVLWDENKFTADALQSLTNNLCYTYARCTRSVSIVPPAYYAHLAAFRARFYMEPETSDSGSMISGLAAGRGGMGGSAGPRSTRAPVAATAVRPLPALKENVKRVMFYC; encoded by the exons ATGGTTAGGAAGAAGAGAACTGATGTTCCTTCTGCTGGAGGTGAGAGCTCCCACTCCCATGACACGGGTGTTGGCAGTGGTCGTGCTACCCAACGCCCTTCTCAGCAAGGAGGAGCTGGAGGGGGAGGATACTCAACTGGAAGAGGTCTGGTTCCACAGTCCCAGCAAACTGGTCGGGGAGGTTACAGTGCTGGTGGTTGGGGTCGGGGTACGTCACAACAGCAGTTTGCTGAAAGACCCCCTGAATACCAAGGTAGAGGAAGGGGTGGGCCTCCTCAGCAAGGAGGTCGTGGGAGCTATGGCAGTGGTCGAGGCAGTGGTGGCAGTGGAGGAGGgcctttccatggtggaccatCCCGACCACCTTATCCCGAGCTGCACCAAGCAACCCAACCTTTTCATGGGCCTGCATCATTTGAGGCAGGTTCTTCATCCAGACCCCCTGAGCATGCACCATCGGCACAGTCGCTTCACATCCCGGAAGAAGCTGGCCAAGCAATTCAGCCAGTCCCTTCATCAAGCAAGTCTGTGAGGTTTCCTCTTCGGCCTGGAAAGGGTTGCACTGGCACAAAGTGTATAGTCAAGGCTAACCATTTCTTTGCTGAACTGCCAGATAAAGATTTGCACCAGTATGAT GTTACTATAACACCGGAGGTTGCATCACGTGGAGTGAACCGAGCTGTAATGGAGCAGCTGGTAAAATTGTACAGAGAATCATATCTTGGAAAGCACCTTCCTGCTTATGATGGTCGAAAGAGCCTTTACACCGCTGGGCCTCTCCCTTTTGTGTCAAAGGAGTTTAGGATCACCcttattgatgatgatgatgggtcGGGAATGCAAAG AGAGTGCGAATTTAGAGTTGTGATCAAACTGGCTGCACGTGCTGATCTGCATCATCTTGGACTCTTTCTGCAAGGGAAGCAAGCTGATGCACCTCAGGAAGCTCTCCAGGTTCTTGACATTGTTCTTCGTGAATTACCTACTTCTAG GTACTGTCCTGTTGGCCGTTCATTTTACTCCCCTTACCTAGGGAGAAAGCAATCGTTGGGTGAGGGAATAGAAAGTTGGCGTGGTTTCTACCAAAGCATTCGTCCCACACAGATGGGGCTCTCACTTAATATTG ATATGTCTTCTACTGCTTTCATTGAGCCATTGCCAGTTATTGATTTTGTTGCACAATTGCTGAATCGGGATGTTTCTTCTAGACCACTATCTGATGCTGATCGTGTGAAG ATCAAAAAGGCTCTTAGAGGAGTCAAGGTGGAAGTTACGCACCGAGGAAACATGCGAAGAAAATATCGCATATCTGGTTTAACATCACAAGCAACTAGAGAGCTGAC TTTTCCTGTAGATGAAAGAGGTACAATGAAATCTGTTGTGGAGTACTTTTATGAAACTTATGGTTTCGTAATCCAACACACCCAATGGCCTTGTCTACAAGTCGGAAACCAGCAGAGAGCAAATTATTTGCCAATGGAG GTATGCAAGATTGTTGAGGGTCAGAGGTACTCCAAGAGGTTGAATGAGAGACAGATCACTGCTCTGCTGAGGGTCACCTGCCAGCGTCCTCAGGAAAGAGAGTATGATATCATTGAG ACGGTACATCAGAATGCTTACCATGAGGACCCTCATGCCAAGGAATTTGGAATTAAAATTAGTGAGAAGCTTGCTTCAGTTGAAGCACGCATTCTACCTGCACCATGG CTTAAATATCATGATACCGGTAGAGAGAAGAACTGCCTTCCTCAAGTTGGCCAATGGAATATGATGAATAAG AAAATGGTTAATGGTGGGACTGTAAACAACTGGATCTGCATAAATTTTTCTCGGCAAGTCCAAGATAGTGTGGCACTAAGGTTTTGTTATGAACTTTCACAAATGTGTTATATCTCTGGCATG GCTTTTACTCCTGAACCAGTGCTTCCTCCAATTAGTGCTCGTCCAGAGCAAGTGGAGAAGGTCTTGAAAACAAGATATCATGATGCTGTGACTAAACTCCAAACCCAGCGCAAAGAGCTTGACCTGCTAATTGTTATTCTTCCAGATAATAATGGCTCTCTTTATG GTGATTTGAAAAGGATTTGTGAGACAGATCTTGGAATTGTTTCTCAGTGCTGCTTGACTAAACATGTATTTAAAATGAGCAAACAGTATTTGGCTAATGTGGCATTGAAGATTAATGTCAAGGTTGGAGGAAGGAATACAGTTCTTGTTGATGCGATATCACGACGAATACCTCTAGTCAGTGACCGACCGACTATAATTTTTGGTGCCGATGTTACCCATCCGCACCCTGGGGAGGATTCAAGCCCTTCTATTGCAGCT GTTGTTGCCTCCCAAGATTGGCCCGAGATTACAAAGTATGCTGGTTTGGTTTGTGCTCAAGCTCATCGCCAGGAGCTCATCCAAGATTTATTCAAGACATGGCAGGATCCAGTAAGGGGGACTGTTTCTGGTGGTATGATTAA GGAACTCCTAATATCTTTCCGAAGAGCAACTGGACATAAGCCACAGCGCATCATATTCTACAG GGATGGTGTCAGTGAAGGCCAGTTTTATCAAGTATTGTTGTATGAACTAGATGCTATTCGTAAG GCATGTGCTTCTTTGGAGCCAAATTATCAGCCTCTTGTTACCTTTGTTGTAGTACAAAAGCGACACCACACAAGGTTGTTTGCTAACAACCATAATGATCGCAATGCTGTTGACAAGAGTGGGAATATTTTGCCTG GCACAGTGGTGGACTCCAAAATCTGTCATCCCACGGAGTTTGACTTCTACTTATGTAGCCATGCTGGGATTCAG GGTACAAGCCGTCCAGCTCATTATCATGTGCTATGGGATGAGAACAAGTTTACAGCTGATGCTTTGCAGTCTCTTACAAACAACCTCTGCTATAC ATATGCAAGGTGCACGCGATCTGTGTCTATCG TTCCTCCTGCATACTATGCTCATCTTGCTGCATTCCGAGCTCGTTTTTACATGGAACCAGAGACTTCAGACAGTGGATCAATGATAAGTGGCCTGGCAGCAGGGCGAGGAGGTATGGGTGGAAGTGCTGGTCCCCGAAGCACAAGAGCACCTGTTGCTGCTACTGCTGTGAGACCTCTGCCTGCCCTTAAGGAAAATGTCAAGCGGGTTATGTTTTATTGTTAG